The Penicillium digitatum chromosome 6, complete sequence genome has a window encoding:
- a CDS encoding putative 4-hydroxy-2-oxoglutarate aldolase, mitochondrial: MTNGAKPNPLPHGMYVPTVAFFKPDEEVDIATVEKHAVYLARSGVTGLVTQGSNGEAVHLDREERKAITAATRRAVDAAGYTSMPVIAGAGAASTRETIQFCEDAGAAGADAVLVLPPSYYKALVSTESMHAHFRAVADASPVPVLIYNFPGVQSGLDLSSDDIVALAEHPKIIGCKLTCGNTGKLARVAAARSDFLTFGGSADFTLQTLIAGGAGIIGGVANVIPRSCVRVMELYRAGKVQEAQKVQAVVARADWAAVHGGFIAIKTCLQSYRGYGSLPRRPCVVPADKAAAAIKEEFREGMELEKSLETVS, translated from the coding sequence ATGACTAACGGAGCCAAGCCAAATCCCCTCCCCCACGGAATGTATGTCCCCACGGTAGCGTTCTTCAAACCCGACGAAGAAGTCGACATTGCAACTGTCGAGAAACACGCCGTCTATCTCGCCCGCAGTGGGGTAACCGGCCTAGTAACCcagggcagcaatggcgaAGCCGTGCATTTAGATCGTGAAGAGCGCAAGGCCATCACAGCCGCCACCCGTCGGGCCGTCGACGCAGCCGGCTACACCAGCATGCCAGTGATTGCCGGCGCCGGTGCCGCCTCAACGCGTGAAACCATCCAGTTCTGTGAGGATGCCGGTGCAGCAGGTGCTGACGCTGTCCTCGTGCTCCCACCCAGCTACTACAAGGCGCTCGTGAGCACCGAGTCCATGCACGCTCACTTCCGAGCTGTGGCCGATGCCTCGCCCGTTCCTGTACTCATCTACAACTTCCCCGGCGTGCAGTCCGGCCTCGATCTTAGCTCGGATGACATCGTGGCTCTCGCGGAACACCCCAAGATCATCGGGTGCAAGCTCACGTGCGGCAACACGGGCAAGTTGGCTCGTGTTGCGGCGGCGAGGTCTGATTTCTTGACCTTTGGTGGCTCGGCTGATTTCACGCTGCAGACGCTGATTGCTGGTGGAGCGGGCATTATTGGTGGGGTTGCCAATGTAATACCTCGCTCGTGTGTGCGGGTAATGGAATTGTATCGTGCTGGTAAGGTCCAGGAGGCGCAGAAGGTGCAGGCTGTAGTTGCGCGCGCTGACTGGGCTGCTGTCCATGGTGGCTTTATCGCTATCAAGACTTGCCTGCAATCCTACCGTGGGTATGGTAGTCTACCTCGACGGCCTTGTGTTGTCCCCGCTGATAAGGCTGCAGCAGCCATCAAGGAGGAGTTCCGGGAGGGGATGGAATTGGAGAAGTCGTTGGAGACGGTGTCATAG
- a CDS encoding something about silencing, SAS, complex subunit 4-domain-containing protein: protein MALLSRSSLRFVRRAPEEPADGLAPPTKKSRENGDRKSSPDCLDTKDPTSKSRPNSKPSRPRISHRTRRSSSSSVNTVASSVGRLTTPATRTNGNGILKTPRARRDSGTPSGAHLLRNVHESPDPLDTISPAPSVTKQRTVAPANAESNVKSPVSPATRTTRRNENRSLAEADEKAIKEEGAIGGATPMQDTKSAAPDEQPASADTRPGRRSLRSTDTGSRSKSELAQYFHNYEQIISLDVPEPEFLAAKTIITLVDDLSRPLPFCSNPEPTPFGNPLRKLYDCEKIIFPDPASSTPAIDPLGEETYFRAHRKFERQEKQLRNIERNRAQHEQQVLERLLDELRGHDWLRMMGLTGVHESDKKLYEPKRDILIQELVTLVNKFQAWKDDERRRKLEKEKAHPVPGTEAAPNAQRQHSRKRSRPAEDVASSPAAGTDLHSMPEVYAEPDPDPSDIDALAARQLHQEARSAGVAKSRKTAPAARKSISKPTPNTNMTNPHPTRPNTNDLEPTPTPKRKKPNPTPTKSLPPPPAPASTPIQTPNPAQRLQQASLSHFWNPAPRTSPFISFFRQRHVREAAIAATKGIRRSGSRPALAFGYPVPEQTEQEFELPPEILNEDSIQQSQRKRRRLKRRSLGA from the exons ATGGCCCTTCTGTCGCGGTCTTCCCTCCGCTTTGTGCGACGGGCGCCCGAAGAACCTGCCGACGGTCTGGCACCGCCGACAAAGAAATCGCGCGAAAATGGCGACCGCAAGAGCTCCCCCGATTGTCTCGACACCAAAGATCCAACGTCAAAATCCCGTCCCAACTCGAAACCCTCGCGCCCGCGCATTTCCCATCGTACTCGTCGcagctcctcttcctccgtTAACACAGTCGCCTCCTCCGTCGGGCGATTGACGACCCCAGCGACACGTACAAACGGAAATGGAATTCTCAAGACCCCACGCGCCCGCCGTGACTCTGGAACCCCCTCCGGCGCGCATTTGTTGCGCAACGTGCACGAGTCGCCAGATCCATTGGATACGATCTCTCCAGCGCCCTCAGTCACGAAGCAGCGCACTGTGGCCCCGGCGAATGCGGAATCGAATGTCAAATCGCCCGTTTCGCCTGCGACCCGCACGACTCGGCGCAATGAAAATCGATCGCTGGCCGAAGCTGACGAGAAGGCGATCAAAGAGGAGGGTGCTATAGGGGGTGCGACTCCCATGCAAGATACCAAGAGCGCGGCTCCGGACGAGCAGCCTGCATCAGCAGATACACGGCCAGGGAGACGGTCGTTGCGTTCAACTGATACTGGATCACGATCCAAGAGCGAGCTTGCGCAGTATTTCCACAACTACGAACAGATTATCAGTTTGGATGTCCCTGAACCTG AGTTCCTCGCCGCCAAAACGATCATCACTCTCGTCGACGATCTATCGCGACCATTACCATTCTGCTCCAACCCCGAACCTACACCCTTCGGCAACCCGCTACGGAAGCTCTACGACTGTGAAAAGATCATCTTCCCCGACCCGGCGTCGAGTACACCTGCAATTGACCCACTGGGCGAAGAGACCTATTTCCGTGCGCATCGCAAGTTCGAACGACAAGAGAAACAGCTCCGCAACATCGAGCGCAACCGCGCTCAACACGAACAGCAAGTCCTAGAGCGTCTCCTGGACGAACTCCGCGGCCACGACTGGCTACGTATGATGGGCTTGACGGGTGTCCACGAAAGCGATAAAAAGCTCTACGAGCCCAAGCGTGATATCCTGATCCAAGAGCTAGTCACTCTGGTCAACAAGTTCCAGGCTTGGAAGGACGATGAGCGTCGCCGCAAGctggaaaaggaaaaagccCACCCAGTGCCCGGTACGGAGGCAGCACCCAATGCCCAACGACAGCACTCGCGCAAACGATCCCGTCCAGCCGAAGACGTGGCCAGCTCTCCGGCAGCGGGGACCGATCTACATAGCATGCCAGAAGTCTACGCCGAGCCAGATCCCGATCCAAGTGACATCGACGCCTTGGCTGCGCGTCAGCTCCACCAGGAGGCTCGCTCCGCAGGCGTGGCTAAATCGCGCAAGACAGCACCTGCTGCTCGCAAGTCTATCTCCAAGCCCACTCCCAACACAAACATGACCAACCCCCACCCCACTAGACCCAACACCAACGACCTCGAACCAACACCCACTCCCAAACGCAAaaaacccaacccaacacCCACAAAATCCCTACCTCCACCCCCAGCCCCAGCCTCAACTCCAATCCAAACCCCCAACCCCGCCCAACGACTCCAACAAGCCTCCCTCTCCCACTTCTGGAACCCAGCCCCTCGAACCAGCCCATTCATATCCTTCTTCCGCCAACGACATGTCCGCGAAGCAGCCATCGCGGCAACAAAAGGCATCCGCCGCAGCGGGTCCCGCCCAGCCCTCGCATTCGGATACCCGGTTCCCGAACAGACGGAACAGGAATTCGAGCTGCCGCCGGAGATCCTGAATGAGGATTCTATCCAGCAGTCGCAACGGAAGAGGAGGAGACTCAAGAGGCGGAGTTTGGGGGCGTGA